In Haloarchaeobius litoreus, the following are encoded in one genomic region:
- a CDS encoding glycosyltransferase, which yields MEIYLFKLNGWSSNFDERIVALSKSVDSLVIFRSRPDGESNVSSLEGVSVVDIPPTRGTFVTPGWVKPFVFFLHVFFAVVAALAMMLKKRRRPDAVHALDYILGGFSAMLTATASRVPLVVSVRGLKEPAYRNMVSESGTRRARVNYRILVTLSRLIIPRAAHIVTKAEYQREFVRETYGVTCGFTTAPTGVDFETFDPARVPPGNPYEALFSDVPVDLDDSTIVLYLGKFLPRKGFDRLVEFVEELDDDLPEDVVFIAVGGFRDESFERRLSGRLDALGTRFLVHSERVDFEDVPALLATADATTLLSEPANEGVPRVLQESCAMQTPIVAADVTGIARAFDGLPGCTLVDRDDSTAFEAAIYDVRESRPEMPRNVFRERFDITSNYAKYADAYAAVQ from the coding sequence ATGGAAATATATCTATTTAAGCTGAATGGCTGGTCGAGTAACTTCGACGAGCGCATCGTCGCGCTCTCGAAGTCAGTCGACTCGCTAGTTATCTTTCGTTCTCGGCCCGACGGTGAAAGCAACGTATCGTCGCTTGAGGGTGTCTCTGTCGTCGACATCCCACCGACGCGGGGGACGTTTGTGACTCCCGGCTGGGTGAAGCCATTCGTCTTCTTCTTGCATGTGTTCTTCGCTGTCGTTGCCGCGCTTGCGATGATGCTCAAAAAGCGACGACGGCCCGACGCGGTACACGCACTCGACTACATCCTTGGAGGGTTCTCCGCGATGCTGACGGCGACGGCGAGCCGCGTCCCACTGGTCGTGAGCGTTCGGGGACTCAAGGAGCCTGCGTACAGGAACATGGTTTCCGAGAGCGGAACCCGGCGTGCACGGGTGAACTATCGGATTTTGGTGACCCTCTCGCGCCTGATTATCCCACGCGCAGCCCACATCGTGACCAAGGCCGAGTATCAACGCGAGTTCGTCAGGGAGACCTACGGCGTAACCTGCGGGTTCACCACGGCACCTACCGGCGTCGACTTCGAAACGTTCGACCCTGCACGCGTCCCGCCAGGAAATCCCTACGAAGCGCTGTTTTCAGATGTCCCCGTCGACCTCGACGACTCGACTATCGTCCTCTATCTCGGCAAGTTTCTCCCACGGAAAGGGTTCGACAGGCTGGTGGAGTTCGTCGAGGAGCTCGACGACGACCTCCCCGAGGATGTGGTATTCATCGCTGTCGGTGGGTTCCGTGACGAGAGCTTCGAACGTCGGTTGTCGGGCCGTCTCGATGCACTCGGAACGCGCTTTCTCGTCCATTCGGAGCGGGTCGATTTCGAAGACGTTCCAGCACTGCTCGCCACCGCCGATGCGACCACACTCCTCTCCGAGCCTGCGAACGAGGGAGTGCCACGTGTGCTGCAGGAGTCGTGTGCGATGCAGACTCCCATCGTCGCAGCCGATGTGACGGGTATCGCTCGCGCATTCGATGGGTTGCCGGGCTGTACTCTGGTCGACCGGGACGATTCGACGGCGTTCGAAGCTGCCATATACGACGTTCGAGAGTCGCGCCCGGAGATGCCACGCAACGTGTTCCGCGAGCGGTTCGACATCACCAGTAACTACGCGAAGTACGCAGATGCCTACGCAGCCGTGCAGTGA
- a CDS encoding DegT/DnrJ/EryC1/StrS family aminotransferase, whose protein sequence is MAGDELAIEGGESVREEPLDFATPVLGDDEVENVADALRSGWLTTGGRVDEFESAVADRTDAGHAIGTTNCTSALYLSYRALDVEGEVITTPLTFATTVSSAMQAGATPVLADVRPDTLTLDPESVKEAITDETDAIVPVHYAGQATDMDVYRDLAEDHDLALIEDAAHGLGGSFEGEAQGTLGDAGCYSFYATKSITTSEGGMLVTDDDELAETARKLRLAGVNKDAWEREDTNRPSWHYDVQAVSGKYNMTDVQASIGIAQLDRLDGFIERRRAVADELDARLADVDGVEPLAVRDADEHARHLYPITVDPEQIGRDRDAFDRALTAEGFGTSVHYIPIHRHTAFADLDRTDLSTVDDVAARLLCLPLHPEMTDADVDDLVTALRKVAEN, encoded by the coding sequence ATGGCAGGCGACGAACTCGCGATCGAGGGGGGCGAGTCGGTCCGCGAGGAGCCGCTCGACTTCGCGACCCCGGTGCTGGGTGACGACGAGGTCGAGAACGTCGCTGACGCGCTGCGCTCCGGCTGGCTGACCACCGGTGGTCGCGTCGACGAGTTCGAGTCCGCAGTCGCCGACCGGACCGACGCTGGCCACGCCATCGGCACGACGAACTGCACGAGTGCGCTGTACCTCTCGTACCGCGCACTCGACGTCGAGGGTGAGGTCATCACGACGCCGCTGACGTTCGCGACGACCGTCTCCAGCGCGATGCAGGCTGGCGCGACACCGGTGCTCGCCGACGTTCGGCCGGACACGCTCACGCTGGACCCCGAGTCGGTGAAGGAAGCCATCACCGACGAGACGGACGCTATCGTCCCGGTTCACTACGCGGGACAGGCGACTGACATGGACGTGTACCGCGACCTCGCCGAGGATCACGACCTCGCGCTCATCGAGGACGCGGCTCACGGCCTCGGCGGGTCGTTCGAGGGCGAGGCGCAGGGCACGCTCGGCGACGCTGGCTGCTACTCGTTCTACGCGACCAAGTCGATTACGACGAGCGAGGGCGGGATGCTGGTGACCGACGACGACGAACTCGCGGAGACGGCGCGCAAGCTCCGACTCGCGGGCGTCAACAAGGATGCCTGGGAGCGCGAGGACACCAACAGACCGAGCTGGCACTACGACGTGCAGGCGGTGTCGGGCAAGTACAACATGACGGACGTGCAGGCGTCCATCGGCATCGCACAGCTCGACCGACTCGATGGGTTTATCGAGCGGCGGCGGGCGGTCGCCGACGAACTCGACGCCCGGCTCGCGGACGTCGACGGCGTCGAGCCGCTCGCGGTCCGCGACGCCGACGAGCACGCACGGCACCTCTATCCGATTACGGTGGACCCCGAACAGATCGGACGGGACCGCGACGCGTTCGACCGGGCACTCACCGCCGAGGGGTTCGGCACGAGCGTCCACTACATTCCCATCCACCGTCACACCGCGTTCGCCGACCTCGACAGGACCGACCTCTCGACCGTTGACGACGTGGCCGCACGACTGCTCTGTCTCCCGCTGCACCCGGAGATGACCGACGCGGACGTGGACGACTTGGTGACCGCACTGCGGAAGGTCGCCGAGAACTAG
- a CDS encoding sulfatase-like hydrolase/transferase, giving the protein MSDRPSVFILSIDSLRRDRFEEAMADIADSIDPVVFPNTVSSASQTISAMPGLSASLYHDSFPTWGFPDDGSRTNMAEVLQNEGYETALFTDNYLFGVQYNHDLGFTSGNLGRPTLKKRLAVKLKERDATKPLFKLGEWTYFNLFKPVRDAMPGDETFYRSAEALNANAMNWLDSEQPETFLCWVHYMDTHHPFEPPQEYMEQFEFNEERSRSELGEFTRKACKSNGKGLSEAELEDVDTAYDACCAYLHDEMTRFIDELTEKGHFDPDEDVLVLTSDHGQCLNREKDVLGHTPPTFWEEIMNVPLAISRPDWEPRTVDGQVNLIDMMPTVLDAVDAPVPEDIDGEPSAEPEEMPVSHTTFVSQWLSPDDGEIQTYRGVRADDGWKLFGRQVDGADEILLTKYSTEDPEDEELVHRSMDTTGPRSGEAAERWDDLLKAVEAHGPALELGDDAVETSTEVREHLKSLGYVE; this is encoded by the coding sequence ATGTCTGATAGACCCAGCGTCTTCATTCTCTCTATCGACTCTCTGCGGCGGGACCGGTTCGAGGAAGCGATGGCGGACATCGCAGATTCCATCGACCCAGTCGTCTTCCCGAACACCGTCTCCTCGGCCTCACAGACCATCTCGGCGATGCCCGGACTTAGTGCTAGCCTCTATCACGACTCGTTCCCGACGTGGGGGTTCCCGGACGACGGCTCTCGGACGAACATGGCCGAAGTCCTCCAGAACGAGGGGTACGAGACTGCCCTGTTCACCGATAACTACCTGTTCGGGGTGCAGTACAACCACGACCTGGGCTTCACGTCAGGTAACCTCGGCCGTCCAACGCTGAAGAAGCGTCTCGCGGTCAAGCTCAAGGAACGCGATGCGACGAAACCACTGTTCAAGCTGGGCGAGTGGACGTACTTCAACCTCTTCAAGCCGGTCCGTGACGCGATGCCGGGCGACGAGACGTTCTATCGCTCCGCCGAGGCCCTGAACGCCAACGCGATGAATTGGCTGGACAGTGAACAGCCGGAGACGTTCCTCTGCTGGGTCCACTACATGGACACCCATCATCCGTTCGAGCCACCACAGGAGTACATGGAGCAGTTCGAGTTCAACGAGGAGCGCTCGCGCTCGGAGCTCGGCGAGTTCACACGCAAGGCGTGCAAGTCGAACGGCAAGGGGCTCTCGGAGGCCGAACTCGAAGACGTCGACACCGCGTACGACGCCTGCTGTGCGTATCTCCACGACGAGATGACCCGATTCATCGACGAACTTACCGAGAAGGGTCACTTCGACCCCGACGAGGACGTCCTCGTTCTTACGTCCGACCACGGGCAGTGCCTCAACCGCGAGAAGGACGTGCTCGGTCACACACCGCCGACGTTCTGGGAGGAGATCATGAACGTCCCACTGGCCATCAGCCGCCCGGACTGGGAGCCGAGAACGGTGGATGGACAGGTGAACCTCATCGACATGATGCCGACGGTGCTCGATGCTGTAGACGCACCCGTTCCAGAAGACATCGACGGCGAGCCGAGTGCCGAGCCCGAGGAGATGCCGGTCAGTCACACGACCTTCGTCTCGCAGTGGCTCTCACCCGACGACGGCGAGATACAGACCTACCGTGGTGTTCGGGCTGACGACGGGTGGAAGCTGTTCGGCCGACAGGTCGACGGGGCAGACGAGATTCTCCTGACGAAGTACAGCACCGAGGACCCAGAGGACGAGGAGCTAGTTCATCGGTCGATGGACACGACAGGCCCGAGAAGCGGCGAGGCAGCCGAACGGTGGGATGATCTACTCAAGGCGGTCGAGGCACACGGCCCGGCGCTCGAACTCGGCGACGATGCCGTCGAGACATCGACGGAAGTTCGGGAACACCTCAAGAGTCTCGGGTACGTCGAGTAG
- a CDS encoding STT3 domain-containing protein, whose protein sequence is MDDVRSATESLIADKPALEDDLEAVLDVDADADGWTFDDIPVDSGVFGELVSRGIVGKADDGDYRVADRTAVRAALDGDDTMVADDGSAVSIPSLSLPSVDRRAALALVGALLLVVAMRAFPSPSVFRGDAVVLSSNDPYLYRYWVDQLLAKSSGPLDFAVLGEMAQMANGEPLLVAVLWFISALLGGGQHTAGVVLAVYPVVAAVVAAVLLYLLAVRLTGDRRAGLAAVVMLAVTPDHALRTAIGFADHHAFDYPWLLLTAYGLVGALDRPDLRDGEGWLATVCLGVGIAGQVLAWEAGPLLILPVSIAVAASALALVAVDESVLAAHRSLLVGTAIGAGLVGLVHVTLGWHATVVVATPALLFAGVAGVTLLGEAFVRSAVAGERTTEAFVGVQTAVGAGVLVVAFVVLPEFGDTLTRRLDFLLNTPGVAETGSLFKSDLGLFLAPLFSFGLVLFFALPYLGWVTWRAARVPSRRWFVPVSYAWWFLLLSAIQVRFSGELAAFAALFAGVGFVHVVALVDLTERVPAILASERQLADGVPSLRPLPRPDRTTVQYVAVILVVVAGVGMLFSPLKIGLTTIDGGEYETATAIDAHAAEHDIDYPENYVFSEWDRNRMYNYFVSGESRSYGYAQSNYEEFLSADNGSRWYERLTADERAGYIITTDEFSGRGLRADSLHIRLHEHVGSTNGSVDGLGHYQLVQVRDGGSVKIFSTVTGARLVGNVPAGDTVETTFTVDGETYTYERTVERNGAGVYELTVPYAGDYTLGDETIAVSESAVAEGGTTSRFEGPGAAHWSFDSNEGRSVYDLSSGQHASIDGATWADGSSGSALSFDGEDDVATVPNPDEIAIGPNESLTVSVVLRGDLTASGERLPRVLEYGSGDTGRFGIWARTSLNDFGVRFDDVEGDQVKNFGINGTSFDDWTRITVVLDREVDEVRLYRNDTLVSTRDASQLDAIRTDGELRFGGRPGSQYASMTLDDVRVYHDVVLPEDIPAGGSNRSVAVA, encoded by the coding sequence ATGGACGACGTTCGGTCCGCGACTGAGTCTCTGATCGCGGACAAACCCGCCCTCGAAGACGACCTGGAGGCGGTCCTCGATGTCGACGCGGACGCCGACGGCTGGACGTTCGACGATATCCCGGTCGATTCGGGGGTGTTCGGCGAACTGGTGTCTCGCGGCATCGTCGGGAAGGCTGACGACGGCGACTACCGTGTCGCGGACCGCACGGCGGTGCGTGCCGCGCTCGACGGCGACGACACCATGGTTGCGGACGACGGCTCGGCAGTTTCGATTCCTTCTCTCTCGCTTCCCTCGGTCGACCGTCGCGCTGCGCTCGCACTCGTGGGTGCCCTCCTGCTCGTCGTGGCGATGCGCGCGTTCCCGAGTCCGTCGGTGTTCCGCGGCGACGCGGTCGTGCTCTCCTCGAACGACCCCTATCTGTACCGCTACTGGGTGGACCAGCTGCTCGCGAAGTCGAGTGGCCCGCTCGATTTCGCCGTGCTCGGAGAGATGGCGCAGATGGCGAACGGCGAACCGCTGCTCGTCGCGGTGCTCTGGTTCATTTCGGCGCTGCTGGGCGGCGGCCAGCATACCGCGGGTGTCGTACTCGCTGTGTATCCCGTCGTCGCTGCCGTCGTCGCCGCTGTCCTGCTGTACCTGCTCGCGGTGCGGCTGACCGGCGACCGTCGCGCCGGGCTGGCTGCGGTCGTCATGCTCGCGGTGACGCCGGACCACGCACTCCGTACCGCGATTGGCTTCGCAGACCACCACGCGTTCGACTACCCGTGGCTCTTGCTCACCGCATACGGGCTGGTGGGCGCGCTCGACCGCCCGGACCTCCGTGACGGCGAGGGCTGGCTCGCGACGGTGTGTCTCGGGGTCGGTATCGCCGGGCAGGTCCTCGCGTGGGAGGCTGGGCCGCTGCTGATACTGCCCGTCAGTATCGCCGTCGCCGCCTCCGCCCTCGCGCTGGTCGCCGTCGACGAGAGCGTGCTCGCCGCCCATCGCTCGCTGCTTGTCGGGACCGCTATCGGGGCAGGTCTCGTCGGACTGGTCCACGTGACGTTGGGATGGCACGCGACGGTCGTCGTCGCGACGCCAGCGCTGCTGTTCGCGGGCGTCGCTGGTGTGACGCTGCTCGGTGAGGCGTTCGTTCGGTCCGCCGTCGCTGGCGAACGGACGACTGAGGCATTCGTCGGCGTGCAGACTGCCGTCGGTGCTGGCGTCCTCGTCGTCGCGTTCGTGGTCCTTCCGGAGTTCGGGGACACGCTCACCAGACGCCTCGACTTCCTGCTGAACACGCCGGGCGTCGCCGAGACGGGCTCCCTGTTCAAGAGCGACCTCGGGCTGTTTCTCGCACCGCTGTTCTCGTTCGGGCTGGTGCTGTTCTTCGCGCTGCCGTACCTCGGGTGGGTGACGTGGCGTGCGGCCCGCGTCCCGAGTCGTCGGTGGTTCGTCCCCGTCAGCTACGCCTGGTGGTTCCTCCTGCTCTCGGCGATTCAGGTCCGCTTCAGCGGGGAACTCGCTGCCTTCGCGGCGCTCTTCGCTGGCGTGGGATTCGTCCACGTCGTGGCACTCGTTGATCTCACCGAACGGGTTCCCGCCATCCTCGCGAGCGAACGGCAACTCGCGGATGGCGTTCCATCTCTCCGGCCGCTCCCGCGTCCCGACCGGACGACCGTGCAGTACGTGGCAGTCATCCTCGTCGTCGTCGCCGGGGTCGGCATGCTGTTCTCCCCGTTGAAGATCGGACTTACCACCATCGACGGTGGGGAGTACGAGACGGCGACGGCCATCGACGCACACGCCGCCGAACACGACATCGACTATCCCGAGAACTACGTGTTCAGCGAGTGGGACCGCAACCGGATGTACAACTACTTCGTCAGCGGCGAGTCACGCTCGTACGGATACGCCCAGTCGAACTACGAGGAGTTCCTGTCTGCTGACAACGGGAGTCGCTGGTACGAACGGTTGACGGCTGACGAGCGCGCCGGATACATCATCACTACCGACGAGTTCTCGGGGCGAGGGCTCCGGGCCGATTCGCTCCATATCCGTCTCCACGAGCACGTCGGGAGCACGAACGGGAGCGTCGACGGACTCGGGCACTACCAGCTCGTCCAGGTCAGGGACGGTGGGTCCGTCAAGATATTCTCGACGGTCACAGGTGCCCGGCTCGTCGGAAACGTCCCGGCGGGCGACACCGTAGAGACCACGTTCACCGTCGACGGGGAGACGTACACGTACGAGCGGACGGTCGAGCGAAACGGCGCGGGCGTGTACGAACTCACTGTCCCGTACGCTGGCGACTACACCCTCGGGGACGAGACGATCGCCGTCTCTGAATCGGCAGTCGCAGAGGGCGGGACGACCAGTCGATTCGAGGGTCCGGGAGCCGCCCACTGGTCCTTCGACTCGAACGAGGGGCGGAGCGTCTACGACCTCTCCAGCGGACAGCACGCCAGCATCGACGGTGCGACGTGGGCCGACGGTTCCTCCGGGTCCGCACTCTCGTTCGACGGCGAGGACGACGTCGCGACCGTCCCAAATCCCGACGAGATCGCGATCGGTCCGAACGAGTCACTGACCGTCTCTGTCGTCCTCAGGGGAGACCTGACAGCGAGCGGTGAGCGCCTCCCGCGTGTGCTCGAGTACGGCTCCGGCGACACCGGTCGCTTCGGTATCTGGGCACGCACATCGTTGAACGACTTCGGGGTCCGGTTCGACGATGTGGAGGGCGACCAGGTCAAGAACTTCGGTATCAACGGCACGTCGTTCGACGACTGGACCCGCATCACCGTCGTCCTTGACCGGGAGGTCGACGAGGTCCGACTGTACCGGAACGACACTCTCGTTTCGACCCGGGACGCTTCACAACTCGACGCGATTCGAACGGACGGTGAACTCCGTTTCGGCGGCAGACCGGGAAGTCAGTACGCCTCGATGACGCTCGATGACGTGCGAGTGTACCATGACGTCGTCCTGCCCGAGGACATCCCAGCGGGTGGCTCGAATCGGTCGGTCGCGGTGGCGTGA
- a CDS encoding glycosyltransferase family 4 protein has translation MSQFFHPDTSANASVLSELAVGLEARGFDIAVVTGQPAYASEDRTEKQPTRETYEGVGIRRIFSTRFDKNESTAKRMVNDAVFFFSAFVHLLFRRDETGVLLLPTAPPFLPILGWVLSRVRGYEYVPIVLDLYPDLAVELDYLSEGGVVYRVWDWLNRRAYRNATLTVTIGETMEETLERKYGPCETAVVHNWEDGSVIQPKAKADNEFSEEHGLVEPTTVLYSGNHGMHHDLESVVEAAATLEEKRDDELRFQFIGEGGRKATLVGMADEQNLDSVSFLPYQPVERLPESLTSGDIAVVSMQEGVEGLCVSSKFYTAIASGQAILAIANEETEIARIVAESDCGIRVDPKHPDQIVSAIEYWLDNPDEMRTMGERARSVFEERYEREEAIDRYASVLNLVSG, from the coding sequence GTGTCGCAGTTCTTCCACCCGGATACATCTGCGAATGCGAGTGTACTCTCAGAGCTTGCCGTCGGTCTCGAAGCACGTGGGTTCGACATCGCAGTCGTCACGGGCCAGCCCGCATACGCTTCCGAGGACCGCACAGAGAAGCAACCAACGCGGGAGACGTACGAGGGCGTCGGCATCCGTCGCATCTTCTCGACCCGATTCGACAAGAACGAGAGCACGGCAAAACGGATGGTGAACGATGCCGTCTTCTTCTTCTCCGCGTTCGTGCATCTCCTGTTCAGGCGGGACGAGACGGGCGTACTTCTGCTGCCGACCGCGCCACCGTTCCTGCCGATTCTGGGATGGGTACTCTCGCGCGTTCGCGGCTACGAGTACGTCCCAATCGTTCTGGACCTGTACCCGGATTTGGCCGTCGAGCTCGACTACCTCTCCGAGGGCGGGGTGGTGTATCGCGTCTGGGACTGGTTGAACAGACGTGCCTATCGGAACGCTACTCTGACGGTCACCATCGGGGAGACGATGGAGGAGACGCTTGAGCGGAAGTACGGGCCCTGTGAGACGGCGGTTGTCCACAACTGGGAAGACGGCTCCGTCATCCAGCCGAAGGCGAAGGCGGACAACGAGTTCTCCGAGGAACACGGCCTCGTCGAACCGACGACGGTCCTCTACTCGGGGAATCACGGGATGCACCACGACCTGGAGAGTGTCGTGGAAGCTGCCGCAACGCTGGAGGAAAAACGTGACGACGAGCTTCGTTTTCAGTTCATCGGAGAGGGCGGTCGGAAGGCGACCTTGGTGGGGATGGCCGACGAACAGAATCTCGACTCGGTTTCGTTCCTTCCGTACCAGCCGGTCGAGCGGCTTCCGGAGTCGCTCACTTCGGGTGATATCGCGGTCGTCTCCATGCAGGAAGGCGTCGAAGGTCTGTGCGTGTCGTCGAAATTCTACACGGCCATCGCGAGCGGGCAGGCGATACTGGCCATCGCGAACGAGGAGACCGAAATCGCGCGGATCGTCGCCGAATCAGACTGTGGCATCCGGGTCGACCCGAAGCACCCGGACCAGATCGTCTCAGCCATCGAATACTGGCTCGACAACCCTGACGAGATGCGGACGATGGGCGAGCGCGCTCGCTCGGTCTTCGAGGAACGCTACGAGAGGGAGGAGGCAATCGACCGATACGCGTCTGTGCTGAACCTCGTCTCCGGGTGA
- a CDS encoding NAD-dependent epimerase/dehydratase family protein encodes MSDSTVLVTGGAGYLGSILTRQLLDDGHDVVVLDRFLFGDNALAELRDDDSLTIIEGDVRDEDVLEDAVSRADDIVHMAAIVGDPACSDAVDEAIETNLDATVRTKQLAAEHDVSQFVFVSTCSVYGNSETGSMLDETSPVNPVSVYAQTKQLAETSLLEEPMGLDVTALRLATVYGLSPRPRFDLVVNLLTKMAVEQGTGTIFGGDQWRPFIHTRDVARGIRAVLDAPAEDVGGEVFNVGRDDENYTMAEVGKLIDDAVPEADVTVDETVSDDRTYRVTFEKLREATGFVPEIRLPQGIDEIRDALETEAIEDPDSPLHLNHASGGKEVE; translated from the coding sequence ATGAGTGATTCGACGGTCCTCGTAACCGGCGGGGCCGGCTACCTCGGTTCGATTCTCACCCGACAGCTTCTCGACGATGGACACGATGTCGTCGTTCTGGACCGCTTTCTCTTCGGCGACAATGCGCTCGCCGAACTGCGCGACGACGACAGCCTGACCATAATCGAGGGCGACGTCCGTGACGAGGACGTGCTCGAAGACGCCGTCTCCCGCGCGGACGATATCGTCCACATGGCCGCCATCGTCGGTGACCCGGCCTGTTCGGACGCCGTCGACGAAGCAATCGAGACCAACCTCGACGCCACGGTGCGGACCAAGCAGCTGGCAGCCGAGCACGACGTCTCGCAGTTCGTCTTCGTCTCGACGTGCAGCGTCTACGGGAACTCCGAGACCGGGTCGATGCTCGACGAGACATCGCCGGTCAACCCCGTCTCCGTCTACGCGCAGACGAAACAGCTCGCCGAGACCTCTCTGCTGGAGGAGCCGATGGGCCTCGACGTGACGGCGCTCCGGCTGGCAACCGTCTACGGACTCTCGCCGCGCCCACGGTTCGACCTGGTCGTGAACCTCCTCACGAAGATGGCGGTCGAGCAGGGAACGGGGACAATCTTCGGCGGCGACCAGTGGCGACCGTTCATCCACACGCGCGACGTGGCACGAGGTATTCGGGCGGTACTCGACGCCCCCGCCGAGGACGTGGGCGGCGAGGTGTTCAACGTCGGTCGCGACGACGAGAACTACACGATGGCCGAGGTCGGCAAGCTGATCGACGACGCCGTCCCCGAGGCCGACGTCACCGTCGACGAGACGGTGAGCGACGACCGGACCTACCGCGTCACGTTCGAGAAGCTCCGCGAGGCGACCGGCTTCGTCCCCGAGATTCGGCTCCCCCAGGGTATCGACGAGATACGCGACGCACTCGAAACGGAGGCCATCGAGGACCCGGACTCGCCGCTCCATCTGAACCACGCCTCGGGCGGGAAGGAGGTCGAGTGA
- a CDS encoding sugar transferase, translating into MEHGRALYLLWLVGAVCLGLVATGVALAIRGAPLGPPVALFCSVSVLAATVVLAPLAKTVGRRTVAVVGLGVRGTAVAALVLFTGWTLATPSLATLPAVAGAVSVFALLVPALGLGYQSLVARRREGAVVVGSDLDDIATAAERLDGSVTGFVRLADGVSTEPVHLTDGAIELRRETLESLPTELASSGTRFGATLDSATPERVVLAFSDVTRDGAFSVLDACHARNLPVATTEPASDRLLTGSRTDDGFVEVHTSPLTPWQELEKRAFDIAFAVAGLVFVTPFVPLIALAVRLDSPGPILYRQVRTERFGNRFVLPKFRTMVENAESETGAVIMDDNEDSRITRVGAVLRTTYLDEIPQLVSVLVGRMSAVGPRPERPELDAEWTDDVPAWPRRWHVKPGLTGFAQVDFEGFDEGQYAADNLRADDRYMSEWSLWLDCKLVAMQFGKLFEKLNGD; encoded by the coding sequence ATGGAACACGGTCGAGCGCTGTACCTGCTGTGGCTCGTCGGTGCGGTGTGTCTCGGGCTGGTCGCGACGGGTGTCGCCCTCGCGATTCGAGGCGCTCCGCTGGGGCCGCCAGTTGCCCTGTTCTGTTCCGTGTCCGTTCTCGCTGCGACAGTCGTCCTCGCGCCGCTCGCGAAGACGGTCGGTCGACGGACCGTCGCCGTCGTCGGACTCGGGGTGCGGGGAACTGCGGTCGCTGCGCTCGTGCTGTTCACCGGCTGGACCCTCGCGACGCCGTCGCTCGCGACGCTCCCGGCCGTGGCCGGTGCGGTCTCTGTGTTCGCCCTCCTCGTCCCCGCACTCGGACTCGGCTACCAGTCGCTGGTGGCACGGAGGCGCGAGGGGGCGGTCGTCGTGGGTTCCGACCTCGACGACATCGCCACGGCTGCCGAGCGGCTCGATGGCTCCGTCACGGGCTTCGTCCGACTCGCGGACGGGGTCTCGACGGAACCGGTTCATCTGACAGATGGGGCGATCGAACTCAGACGGGAGACGCTCGAATCGTTGCCCACCGAGCTCGCGAGCAGCGGCACACGATTCGGAGCCACGCTGGACTCGGCTACGCCCGAGCGCGTCGTCCTCGCGTTCTCCGACGTGACCCGCGACGGTGCGTTCTCCGTCCTCGACGCCTGTCACGCGCGCAACCTGCCGGTCGCCACGACAGAGCCAGCCAGCGACCGACTGCTCACTGGATCGAGGACCGACGACGGATTCGTCGAGGTCCACACTTCGCCACTCACCCCGTGGCAAGAACTCGAGAAACGGGCGTTCGACATCGCGTTCGCCGTCGCCGGGCTCGTCTTCGTCACGCCGTTCGTGCCGCTCATCGCGCTCGCCGTCCGACTCGATAGCCCGGGCCCGATACTCTACCGACAAGTCCGAACGGAACGGTTCGGCAACCGGTTCGTCCTCCCGAAATTCCGGACGATGGTCGAGAACGCCGAGTCGGAGACGGGGGCTGTCATCATGGACGACAACGAGGACTCACGAATCACCCGTGTCGGTGCCGTGCTGCGCACCACGTACCTGGACGAGATTCCACAGCTCGTCTCGGTACTCGTCGGCCGGATGAGCGCCGTCGGACCGCGTCCCGAACGACCGGAGCTCGATGCGGAGTGGACGGACGATGTCCCGGCGTGGCCACGACGGTGGCACGTCAAACCCGGCCTCACCGGTTTTGCACAGGTCGACTTCGAGGGATTCGACGAGGGGCAGTACGCCGCCGACAACCTGCGGGCCGACGACCGGTACATGTCGGAGTGGTCGCTCTGGCTGGACTGCAAGCTCGTTGCCATGCAGTTCGGGAAACTCTTCGAGAAGCTAAATGGCGACTAG